A window of the Parabacteroides merdae ATCC 43184 genome harbors these coding sequences:
- a CDS encoding transporter, whose amino-acid sequence MLNFLKNWTLPVAMLAGALGYFIFANFAFLEPTKPFMSSFVAYLTPALIFAQLLLTFCKVQPHELMPSLWHGWLLLFQLVSASLVAALLIFVHMDGAYKEVFEGAMVCLICPTATAAAVITGKLGGSASSLTTYTLLSNVLAAIVVPLMFPLVEPHADITFVTAFLKILSKVFPLLLCPFFLAMLFRYFLPGLHHFLLGFRDLAFYLWGVALAIVTAQTVKSLVESNAPVGVEVLIALAGLVTCAVQFYLGKRIGTRYSDRISAGQALGQKNTVLAIWMAYTYLDPLSSVGPGSYVLWQNLFNSYQLWKKRKNDPI is encoded by the coding sequence ATGTTGAATTTTCTGAAAAACTGGACATTGCCCGTTGCGATGCTTGCCGGTGCGTTAGGGTATTTTATCTTTGCCAACTTCGCTTTTCTGGAGCCGACGAAACCGTTCATGAGTTCTTTTGTGGCCTATCTGACTCCCGCTTTGATCTTTGCTCAACTATTGCTGACTTTCTGCAAAGTGCAACCGCACGAGTTAATGCCTTCTCTCTGGCATGGATGGCTGTTGTTGTTCCAGCTTGTTTCGGCTTCGCTTGTAGCTGCCTTGTTGATATTCGTACACATGGATGGTGCTTACAAGGAGGTTTTCGAGGGTGCGATGGTCTGCCTGATCTGCCCGACGGCTACGGCAGCAGCTGTCATCACCGGCAAGTTAGGGGGGAGTGCATCCAGCCTGACGACTTACACGTTGCTGTCGAACGTTCTGGCGGCGATAGTTGTCCCGTTGATGTTTCCGTTGGTAGAACCTCATGCCGATATAACCTTTGTGACCGCTTTTCTGAAGATATTGAGCAAGGTGTTCCCTTTGTTGCTCTGCCCGTTTTTCCTGGCGATGTTGTTCCGCTATTTCCTTCCGGGACTGCATCATTTCCTGTTGGGTTTCCGCGACCTTGCTTTCTATCTCTGGGGTGTCGCGCTTGCCATCGTGACGGCCCAGACCGTGAAGTCTCTTGTCGAAAGTAATGCTCCGGTAGGAGTGGAGGTGCTGATAGCCTTGGCGGGCTTAGTGACCTGCGCCGTCCAGTTCTATTTGGGTAAGCGGATCGGAACCCGCTACTCCGACCGCATCAGTGCCGGGCAGGCCCTTGGGCAGAAAAACACTGTACTTGCCATCTGGATGGCTTATACCTATCTGGACCCGCTTTCATCGGTCGGCCCCGGATCATACGTCCTGTGGCAAAATCTTTTTAACAGTTATCAGTTGTGGAAGAAGAGAAAAAATGATCCCATTTAG
- a CDS encoding GNAT family N-acetyltransferase — protein MIRQVELQDAKAITNIYNEYVLHSVATFDTEPVQEEEMRARIAEISSRFPYFVYEEDKEITGYCYAHTWKERSAYRYTLETTVYLSPGHTGKGIGMLLMQRLIEACRENGYRALIACITEGNEASNILHERLGFKQVSRFTKVGLKFDRWLDVADYELLLLPTCG, from the coding sequence ATGATCAGACAAGTGGAGCTCCAGGACGCAAAGGCGATCACAAATATTTACAACGAATATGTGTTGCACAGCGTGGCTACATTCGATACGGAGCCGGTGCAGGAAGAAGAAATGCGTGCCCGAATTGCAGAAATATCTTCCCGCTTTCCTTATTTCGTCTACGAAGAAGACAAAGAAATCACCGGCTATTGTTATGCCCATACGTGGAAAGAGCGTTCAGCTTACCGCTATACGCTGGAAACAACTGTCTACCTGTCTCCCGGACATACCGGAAAGGGCATCGGGATGCTCCTGATGCAAAGATTGATTGAAGCATGTCGCGAAAATGGCTACCGAGCCTTGATCGCCTGCATCACGGAAGGGAACGAAGCCAGTAATATCTTACATGAAAGACTGGGGTTCAAACAGGTTTCCCGCTTCACGAAGGTCGGCTTGAAGTTCGACCGTTGGCTGGATGTCGCAGACTACGAACTTCTGCTGCTCCCGACTTGCGGCTGA
- a CDS encoding DUF695 domain-containing protein, whose amino-acid sequence MRLSNEWFTALSENESGQLVTVSGRDELTEFIQSGKFKERVEITWKYEGDDKGMPSEALAEKMEEVQEVLRKAMEKDKLSILTGVYTGGGERIWVYYTRTVRVFGERLNEALAPFEMLPISIYTEVDPEWEEYLDMYEMKEWAIE is encoded by the coding sequence ATGAGATTAAGCAACGAGTGGTTTACCGCTCTTTCAGAGAATGAATCCGGACAACTGGTCACCGTTTCCGGTCGTGATGAATTAACTGAATTTATTCAGTCGGGCAAGTTCAAGGAACGGGTGGAAATCACCTGGAAATATGAAGGTGACGATAAAGGAATGCCTTCCGAAGCGCTTGCCGAAAAGATGGAGGAGGTACAGGAAGTTTTGCGTAAGGCGATGGAAAAAGATAAGCTGTCGATCCTGACCGGCGTTTATACCGGCGGCGGAGAGAGGATATGGGTCTATTATACCCGCACCGTCCGCGTTTTTGGTGAACGGTTGAATGAAGCCCTGGCGCCGTTTGAAATGTTGCCGATCTCTATCTATACGGAGGTGGACCCCGAATGGGAGGAATACTTGGATATGTATGAGATGAAGGAGTGGGCCATTGAATGA
- a CDS encoding DUF4434 domain-containing protein: protein MKNHNRRDFIKQVSATGAVLATGAFVSCAEKASASCSGAGTEENIQSKLIIPKAQGLKISGTFLDEISHDIPHQNWGEKEWDRDFAYMKAIGIDTVIVIRSGYRKFITYPSEYLMKTFGCYMPSVDLIDMYLRLSDKYGMKFFFGLYDSGKYWDTGDLTWEIESNKYVIEEVWKKYGHHKSFQGWYLCQEISRATKGAIAAFSSLGKQCKEVSGGLPTLISPWIDGKKAVAAAGGDLTKAEAVSVEQHEKEWSEIFDGIKGNVDACAFQDGHIDYDELDAFFSVNKKMADKYGIECWTNAESFDRDMPIKFLPIKFDKLRMKLEAAARQKYDKAITFEFSHFMSPQSAYLQAGHLYDRYKEYFEIG from the coding sequence ATGAAGAATCACAACAGGAGGGATTTTATCAAGCAAGTCTCTGCTACCGGGGCTGTTTTAGCAACCGGAGCATTTGTTTCGTGTGCAGAAAAGGCATCGGCAAGCTGTTCGGGCGCCGGCACGGAAGAGAATATCCAAAGTAAACTAATCATTCCGAAGGCGCAGGGGCTGAAAATATCCGGGACTTTTTTGGATGAGATATCCCATGATATCCCGCATCAGAATTGGGGGGAAAAGGAATGGGATCGGGATTTTGCTTATATGAAAGCGATCGGGATCGATACGGTAATCGTGATTCGGAGCGGTTATCGCAAGTTTATCACCTATCCTTCGGAGTATCTGATGAAAACATTCGGCTGCTATATGCCTTCGGTCGATCTGATTGACATGTACCTGCGTCTGTCGGATAAATACGGGATGAAGTTCTTTTTCGGACTATACGATTCCGGCAAATACTGGGATACGGGCGACCTGACCTGGGAAATCGAATCCAACAAATATGTGATCGAGGAGGTCTGGAAGAAATACGGGCATCATAAAAGTTTCCAAGGATGGTATCTCTGCCAGGAGATCAGCCGTGCGACCAAGGGGGCGATCGCGGCATTCAGCAGTTTAGGCAAGCAGTGCAAGGAGGTCTCAGGCGGTCTGCCGACTCTCATCTCTCCCTGGATTGACGGAAAGAAAGCTGTCGCTGCTGCCGGAGGCGACCTGACAAAAGCCGAAGCGGTCTCTGTGGAACAGCATGAAAAGGAATGGTCTGAAATATTCGACGGGATCAAGGGAAACGTGGATGCCTGCGCTTTCCAGGACGGTCATATCGATTACGATGAATTGGATGCCTTTTTCAGTGTCAATAAGAAGATGGCGGATAAGTACGGTATCGAGTGCTGGACGAATGCCGAATCGTTTGACCGGGATATGCCGATCAAGTTCCTCCCGATCAAGTTCGACAAGCTGCGTATGAAGCTCGAAGCGGCCGCCCGGCAAAAGTACGATAAGGCGATCACTTTCGAGTTCTCCCATTTCATGAGTCCTCAGTCCGCCTATTTGCAGGCAGGGCATCTGTATGACCGTTATAAGGAGTATTTTGAAATTGGATAA
- the thrC gene encoding threonine synthase: MKYYSTNKQAPLASLEEAVVKGLAGDKGLYMPEHIRPLDKDTISGLKNKSFHEIACTAAQAFFGEDIEPETLDAIVRDTLSFETPVVPVRDNIYSLELFHGPTLAFKDVGGRFMARLLGYFIKKEGLKQVNVLVATSGDTGSAVANGFLGVPGIHVYVLYPKGKVSPIQECQFTTLGQNITALEVDGTFDDCQALVKSAFMDEELNRHMKLTSANSINVARFLPQSFYYFNAYAQLDKIGKADQLVVSVPSGNFGNITAGLFAHRMGLPIKRFVAANNRNDVFLEYLHTGVYTPRPSVPTIANAMDVGDPSNFARILDLYGKNGNPHAEISQLISGYRFTDEEIGATMKQVYNETGYVLDPHGACGYQALIDNKLAPNETGLFLETAHPAKFKGTVDKILDADIEIPAKLKAFMQGEKQSVGMEKDFETFKSYLLAQ, translated from the coding sequence ATGAAATATTACAGCACGAACAAACAAGCTCCGCTTGCCTCACTGGAAGAAGCCGTCGTAAAAGGCCTTGCCGGTGACAAAGGTTTATATATGCCGGAACATATCCGACCTTTGGACAAGGATACGATCTCCGGTCTCAAAAACAAATCATTCCATGAAATCGCCTGTACGGCAGCACAGGCTTTCTTCGGGGAAGATATAGAACCAGAAACGCTCGATGCAATCGTCCGGGACACGCTGTCGTTCGAGACGCCGGTCGTCCCTGTACGCGACAATATCTACAGCCTCGAACTATTCCACGGCCCGACTTTGGCTTTCAAGGACGTAGGGGGACGTTTCATGGCCCGCCTGTTAGGCTATTTCATTAAAAAAGAAGGATTGAAGCAGGTGAACGTGTTGGTGGCCACCTCCGGTGATACGGGAAGCGCTGTTGCAAACGGTTTTCTCGGCGTACCGGGTATTCATGTGTACGTGCTCTATCCGAAGGGAAAAGTAAGCCCGATCCAGGAATGCCAATTCACTACGCTTGGACAAAACATCACGGCACTGGAAGTAGACGGGACGTTCGACGACTGTCAGGCATTGGTCAAGTCCGCCTTTATGGATGAAGAGTTGAACCGCCACATGAAGCTGACATCAGCCAACTCCATCAATGTGGCACGTTTCCTTCCGCAATCTTTCTACTACTTCAACGCGTATGCGCAACTGGATAAAATAGGCAAAGCGGACCAACTGGTAGTATCCGTCCCCAGTGGAAACTTCGGCAATATCACAGCTGGTTTGTTTGCACATCGGATGGGGTTGCCGATCAAACGTTTTGTGGCTGCCAACAACCGCAACGACGTGTTCCTGGAATACCTGCACACGGGGGTTTACACGCCGCGTCCCTCCGTTCCGACCATCGCCAATGCGATGGATGTCGGTGATCCGAGCAACTTCGCCCGCATCCTGGACTTGTACGGCAAGAACGGCAACCCGCACGCGGAAATCAGCCAGCTGATCAGCGGTTACCGTTTCACAGACGAAGAGATCGGGGCTACCATGAAGCAAGTTTACAACGAAACGGGCTACGTGTTAGACCCTCACGGTGCTTGCGGTTACCAGGCTTTAATCGATAACAAACTGGCTCCGAACGAAACCGGCCTGTTCCTCGAAACCGCCCATCCCGCCAAGTTCAAAGGGACGGTAGACAAAATACTGGATGCCGACATCGAAATCCCCGCCAAACTAAAAGCCTTCATGCAAGGAGAAAAGCAAAGCGTAGGGATGGAAAAGGACTTCGAGACTTTCAAAAGCTATCTGTTGGCACAATAA
- a CDS encoding cofactor-independent phosphoglycerate mutase → MKSIIILGDGMADEPIEALGGKTPMQYADTPYMDKLAEMGVTGRMKTVADGFHPGSEVANMAVLGYDLPTVYEGRGVLEAASIGYDLKPSEMAMRCNLICVEGDILKNHSSGHITTEEADELIRFLNEKLGSDRIHFYTGVSYRHLLVVKGGDKRLDCTPPHDVPLHPFRPLMIKPEAPEAQETADLLNNLILQSQEILKDHPVNLQRIAAGKDPANSIWPWSPGYRPAMQTMQEMYGFKQGSVISAVDLIRGIGVYAGLEVIDVEGATGLYDTNYEGKAHAALEALKTNDFVYLHVEASDEAGHEGDVDLKIRTIENLDKRAIGILFEELQKWDEPVAIAVLPDHPTPCAIRTHTNTPVPFLIYKPGQEPDSVTRFDEFSVLEGKHGILEKDEFIKELL, encoded by the coding sequence ATGAAAAGCATCATCATCTTGGGAGACGGTATGGCCGATGAGCCGATAGAGGCCTTGGGCGGCAAGACACCAATGCAGTATGCGGACACTCCCTATATGGACAAACTGGCCGAAATGGGCGTTACCGGACGAATGAAGACCGTTGCCGACGGTTTCCATCCGGGAAGCGAAGTGGCGAACATGGCAGTGCTGGGCTACGACCTCCCGACCGTCTACGAAGGACGGGGCGTGCTGGAAGCGGCCAGTATCGGATATGACCTGAAACCAAGTGAAATGGCCATGCGCTGCAACCTGATCTGCGTGGAAGGTGATATCCTGAAGAATCATTCATCCGGCCATATCACCACAGAGGAAGCGGACGAGCTGATCCGCTTTCTAAATGAGAAATTAGGGTCTGACCGCATACATTTCTATACCGGTGTGTCTTACCGCCACCTGTTGGTTGTGAAAGGAGGCGATAAGCGCCTGGACTGCACTCCGCCACACGATGTGCCCCTACATCCCTTCCGTCCCCTGATGATCAAACCGGAAGCACCCGAAGCACAAGAGACGGCCGATCTGCTGAACAACCTGATCCTGCAATCGCAGGAGATACTGAAAGACCACCCCGTCAACCTCCAGCGCATCGCTGCCGGGAAAGACCCGGCAAACAGCATATGGCCCTGGTCGCCGGGATATCGTCCGGCTATGCAAACCATGCAGGAAATGTATGGCTTCAAGCAGGGTTCCGTCATCTCGGCCGTCGATCTGATACGGGGCATAGGCGTTTATGCCGGCCTGGAAGTAATCGACGTGGAAGGTGCCACCGGACTCTACGACACGAACTACGAAGGAAAAGCGCATGCCGCCCTCGAAGCACTGAAAACAAACGATTTCGTTTATCTTCATGTCGAAGCCAGCGACGAAGCCGGACACGAAGGAGATGTAGATCTGAAAATCCGGACCATCGAAAACCTGGACAAACGAGCCATCGGTATCCTCTTCGAGGAATTGCAGAAATGGGATGAACCGGTAGCGATTGCCGTCCTGCCCGACCATCCGACTCCTTGTGCCATCCGTACACATACGAATACTCCCGTCCCTTTCCTTATCTATAAACCGGGACAGGAGCCCGACAGTGTGACGCGTTTCGACGAGTTCTCCGTACTGGAAGGGAAACATGGCATATTAGAGAAAGACGAATTTATAAAAGAATTATTATGA
- the thrA gene encoding bifunctional aspartate kinase/homoserine dehydrogenase I: protein MKVLKFGGTSVGSVDSILSVKKIVEAIEEPVIVVVSALGGITDKLLKTASMATNGDVAYEREFSEIVARHLDVIQGVIPDKTKRIEVQKQVMALLDELGNIYKGVYLINDLSAKTSDTIVSYGERISSLIVSNVINEAKLFDSRKFIKTVKQFNKHIVDFELTNRLIEETFDPLPKVSLVPGFISSSKEGEVTNLGRGGSDYTASILATALNARRLEIWTDVDGFMTADPRVISSAYVIDRLTFTEAMELCNFGAKVIYPPTIYPVYHKNIPIRILNTFNPTARGTYISKERVQDDSKAMIKGISSINDTCLITVQGLGMVGVIGVNYRIFKTLAKNGISVFMVSQASSENNTTFAVRNADADLAVRVLDEEFALERAQGDMSDTVAEKDLATVAIVGENMKRTPGIAGKLFGTLGSAGISVIACAQGASETNISFVIKLKYLRKALNSIHDSFFLSQYKVLNLFIAGVGTVGGNLLEQIRIQQPKLMQQNGLKLNVVGIANSKHAIFCREGLNLETCIDELKKNGQESSPEHLKEEILKMNIFNSVFVDCTANQAVSDLYEELLNNNVSVVAANKIAASSSYENYIKLKETARHRGIKFLFETNVGAGLPIINTMNDLINSGDHILKLEAVLSGTLNYIFNTLSADIPFSKAIMMAKEEGYSEPDPRIDLSGKDVIRKLVILAREAGYKVEQEDVKRNLFIPESYFEGSLDDFWRNIQGLDARFEEKRQQLEAEDKRFRFVAKMENGACEVGLQEVDAHHPFYELEGSNNIIMISTERYHEYPMIIKGYGAGADVTAAGVFADIISIANIR from the coding sequence ATGAAAGTATTGAAATTCGGCGGAACATCCGTAGGTTCCGTGGATAGCATCCTGAGTGTAAAGAAGATAGTAGAGGCCATTGAAGAGCCTGTAATCGTCGTAGTATCCGCCTTAGGAGGGATCACGGACAAACTGCTGAAGACAGCCTCGATGGCGACGAACGGAGACGTAGCTTATGAAAGAGAGTTTTCCGAAATCGTAGCCCGCCATCTCGACGTCATACAAGGTGTTATCCCCGACAAAACAAAACGGATCGAAGTGCAGAAGCAAGTGATGGCTTTGCTCGACGAACTGGGTAATATTTACAAAGGTGTGTACCTCATCAACGACTTGTCGGCCAAAACTTCCGACACGATCGTCAGCTACGGCGAACGTATCTCCTCTCTGATCGTTTCGAACGTGATAAACGAGGCCAAACTGTTCGACTCGCGCAAATTCATCAAAACGGTCAAACAGTTCAACAAGCATATCGTCGATTTCGAATTGACAAACCGCCTGATCGAAGAAACATTCGACCCACTGCCTAAAGTATCGCTGGTTCCCGGCTTTATATCTTCCAGCAAGGAAGGAGAAGTGACTAACCTCGGACGCGGGGGCTCCGACTATACGGCCTCTATCCTGGCAACAGCACTTAATGCCCGCAGGCTGGAGATCTGGACGGATGTGGACGGCTTCATGACGGCCGATCCGCGTGTGATCAGTTCGGCTTATGTCATCGACCGGCTGACATTCACGGAAGCGATGGAATTATGCAACTTCGGAGCGAAAGTGATTTATCCTCCGACGATCTATCCGGTTTATCACAAAAACATACCGATCCGCATCCTGAATACCTTCAACCCGACTGCAAGGGGCACTTATATCTCCAAAGAACGGGTGCAGGATGACAGCAAGGCGATGATCAAAGGTATTTCCTCCATCAACGACACGTGCCTGATCACGGTGCAAGGTCTGGGTATGGTGGGTGTTATCGGCGTCAACTATCGTATTTTCAAGACATTGGCAAAGAATGGCATCAGCGTGTTTATGGTATCACAGGCCAGCTCGGAAAACAATACGACATTTGCCGTCCGGAATGCAGATGCAGACCTGGCAGTTAGAGTATTGGACGAAGAATTCGCACTCGAACGCGCCCAGGGTGATATGAGCGACACGGTAGCAGAAAAGGATCTGGCCACTGTCGCTATCGTAGGCGAAAACATGAAACGTACTCCGGGTATCGCCGGCAAGTTGTTCGGAACACTGGGCAGCGCAGGTATCAGCGTAATCGCCTGCGCACAGGGGGCTTCCGAAACGAACATTTCTTTCGTCATCAAGCTGAAATACCTGCGCAAGGCATTGAACTCTATCCACGACTCTTTTTTTCTTTCCCAATACAAAGTGTTAAACCTTTTCATAGCGGGTGTCGGTACGGTCGGAGGCAACCTGTTGGAACAGATCCGCATCCAGCAACCGAAACTGATGCAGCAGAACGGGCTGAAACTGAATGTGGTCGGCATAGCTAACAGCAAGCATGCCATTTTCTGCCGCGAAGGGTTGAACCTGGAAACCTGTATTGACGAACTGAAAAAGAACGGACAGGAAAGTTCGCCCGAACATCTGAAAGAAGAAATCCTGAAGATGAATATCTTTAACTCGGTGTTCGTGGACTGCACGGCCAACCAGGCGGTCTCCGATCTGTACGAAGAATTACTGAACAATAACGTATCGGTCGTTGCGGCAAACAAGATCGCTGCATCCTCTTCATACGAAAACTATATCAAACTGAAAGAAACAGCCCGTCACCGCGGCATCAAGTTCCTGTTCGAAACGAACGTAGGGGCCGGACTACCGATCATCAACACGATGAACGACCTGATCAACAGCGGCGACCATATCCTGAAACTGGAGGCAGTCCTTTCCGGAACGCTCAACTATATCTTCAATACGTTGAGTGCGGACATTCCTTTCAGCAAAGCGATCATGATGGCTAAAGAAGAAGGATATTCCGAACCGGACCCCCGCATCGACCTGAGCGGGAAAGACGTGATCCGCAAGCTGGTAATCCTGGCACGTGAAGCCGGATACAAAGTAGAACAGGAAGATGTGAAACGCAACCTTTTCATTCCCGAAAGCTATTTTGAAGGCTCGCTGGACGATTTTTGGCGTAACATACAGGGCCTAGATGCCCGGTTCGAAGAGAAGCGCCAGCAGTTGGAAGCGGAAGACAAGCGTTTCCGCTTCGTCGCCAAGATGGAAAACGGGGCATGCGAAGTCGGTTTGCAGGAAGTGGATGCCCACCACCCGTTCTACGAACTGGAGGGCAGCAACAACATCATCATGATCTCTACCGAACGATACCACGAGTATCCTATGATCATCAAAGGCTATGGAGCCGGGGCCGATGTCACGGCGGCTGGAGTCTTTGCCGATATTATTTCGATCGCTAACATCCGTTAA